One Paenibacillus sp. SYP-B4298 genomic window, TGCGCAGCTCAATCGTCAGCTCAGCGACCTTGAGCACATCCGCTCCGCCCTCCTCCTTGTTCTTCTGCTGGAAGATGCGCAGCAGGTTGCGGACACGCGCCAGCAGCTCTTCCATGGCGAATGGCTTCGTAATATAATCATTGGCGCCGTGCTCGAAGCCGCTTACTTTGTCCGGCACCGTATCTCTGGCCGTCAGCAGAATGATCGGGATCTGGTTCCCATTGTTACGCAGTCTGCGCAGCACCTCAATGCCGTTCAATTCGGGGAGCATCACATCCAGCAGCATGAGATCCCATTCTCCCGACGCCGCCATCTCCAGTCCCTGTCGCCCATTCTCCGCCCTGCCGACTGTATAGCCTTCATGCTCCAATTCTAATTGCAATATGCGTGCAATGCTGTCCTCATCCTCAACGACCAGCAGACGTTCCTGTTCCATCATTATCACCACATTTCAACAAGTTGAATACTTCAGAATCCCTCGGTTGACCAAAGCTACAGCCATCCTCCATAGGCGTATTGGCTCAGCGGTTACCCTCTGGAGGCAGTCTGTAATAAATTTATGATAATGAACACGTAGATGAATTGCAAGTTTACTCGACTGGAAATGAAAGACAAATTCATAAATTTCATATATTCTTTCTATCATGCATGACACTCGCCGCGCGCAATCCAGGAGAAGCGGCTGCTTCGAGCTGCCTAGCTGCGCACGGGGATGGCCTGCTGCATCAATGGTGTCAGCACACGCTCCAGCGTGCGCCGCCAATCCTCGTCATCCGTCGCCCAACGTCCCTCCCAGACACACTGTGTCCAGCGTCCAGCATCCAGCAGCGGCACAGCGGCGCAGGGTTGTTCTGGAAGCAGCGACAGCCATTCTCTTCGACTGGAGAATGCGACATCTTTATTCGCGACCCAGACGGTCGGCAGATGGCGGTTGCGGCGAAGCGCAGCGAGCTGCTTCAAGCGACGCAGCGTATCTGGTACCCACTTGGACAGCCATGGATCAGCCACCAGCACCAGCAATTCCGCCTCCTGCAGCAATGACGTATTTTCCAGCTCGCGCCAATGTGAGGATATGTCGATCAAGGCCAGCTCCTCCTGCTCCGACTGCTGCTCAAGCAACTGCATTAGCCGAATATCGGCGTCCCGCGGGTCCTTGCTCGGAGAGCTGAGCATCAGCCAGCTTGCCATCTCCTCACGGTACAGCTCATAGCCTAGCGAGATTGCTGCTTGCTCCCTGCGCCCCGCCTTGCCGGAATTGTCCAGCGCGAGCAGCGCCCGCCACTCCGGCAAGACCAGCGGGTGCTCAATCGCGCTGCAGGCGATCTGCCGTTGCTGTAGCAGCTTCGTCATCGTCAGCGTGAGGAAGGTTGACCCTGAGCCAGGAGAGACGGAGGCGATAACTACCCTTCTAGGTCTTCGGACGGATAGGTCTGGGCCTAGAGAGACGGTTCGTCCGTCTCCTGACGCCTCTTGTCCCGGGAGGCGCATATACTCCCTAGAGATGTTCATCAGCGCTTCCCCGACCTCAGCAGCAGAGGCTGGACGCTGGCGCGAATCCGCCGAGAGCAGGCGGCAGATCAATCCCTCAAGGCCTGGTAGCTGCCGCCAGATGGCATGATGCCACTGGAGAGCGTTGCGTACCGCATGGCTCCCCTGCTCACGTGCATCCCAGGCAGCTCCGGGATGGTACAAAAGTCCTATTGCCATATAATACAGCAGTGCCCCGAAGCCGTAGAGGTCTGTGCGGGCGTCTGTCTGCGCCCCGCCGCTCTGCTCGGGCGCCGCGAAGCCTGGAGTCCCCAGCAATTGCGTATCCGCAGCAGCGCCAAAACGGAAAAAACGGGCGATGCCGAAATCAATCAGCTTGATGCGCTCGCCTGTCTCCAGCATGACATTCGACGGCTTCAAATCACGGTGAATGATTGGCGGCTGCTGACGGTGCAGATAATCCAGCACACCACTGAGCTGAATAGCCACCGATAGCAGCGAAGCAGGCGGCAGCACGCCGCCGCACTTCTCCATATAGCGCCCGAGTGTACTGCCCTCGATAAACTCCGTCACCAGCACCGCCTCGGCTCCATTCTCACGCTCGAAATAGTCAGCCACTGCAGGCAAGCAGGGATGGTGAAGCCGCATGAGCAGTTGCGCCTCCTGCAGGTAGCCCTCTGCTCCAGGCGGTCTGCTCATCTGTTTTAGCGCCCAACGCTTGCCAGGCAAGCGGACATCGCGCGCTTCGTATACGGTGCCCATGCCTCCAGCGCCCGCCACCCCCACGATCTCATATCTATCTTGAATAATGCTCCCCATGTCCCATTGCTTCAATTAAAGCCCTCCTTATCGTCTGATCCAGGACGTATCTGAACACTCTGAACGGATCAAATGGCCTGGCCAAATTTTCGTTCCAGATAGACACGACCTGGCCACGCAACGCTATATATGAAAAAAAGCATCGCGACGAAGGCGCTGTGTGCGCCCTGCATCGGGATGCTTTCCCAGGTTATTTTTTTTCCAGCCATAGTGTAATCTCGTCCCGGTTATGGAACAGTTGCTTCGCCTTGCGAATCACGAATGCCTCCTGCAGCCTGCTCAGCACCTCGCGAATGGTCTGCAGCGGCTTGCGGTGCATCAGCTTGACCGTAATGACGGCTATCCCACCGCTTCGAAGCGCCGCCTGAAGCTCCAGCACCAGCTTGCACATCTGCATCGGACTCCAGCTCATGTCACAGACGAGCAGATCGAAGCTGTCAGGCGCAAGCTTGACATCGGACGCATTTTTCTTCAGATACGTCAGCCGGGGATAAGCCAGCAGCGAAGGGTGTAGCTCGGCCGGATCGATCGCCGTTACCGCAAGTCCGCGCTCCAGCAATAGCGATGTCCAACCGCCTGGCGCAGCGCCAACATCTAGCGCTGATCTGTACTGGGCAAAATCAAGACCAAAGGCCCGCTCCGCCTCCAGCAGCTTGAACTTGGCGCGCGACACCTGTCCGTCCTCCCGCTGAAAGCGCACGGCTCCTCCCGGCCAGTCAGACAGCAGCTCCTGCGGCGTCCCCCAACCGATCAGCAGTTGATCCCTAGTCGCATAGATGGAAATGATCCACTCGGGCTGCTTGAGCGCCGGCTCGCTGCCCAGCTCCAGCAGCACCGCATCGACCACCGCCTTCGTATCTGCCGCCGAATAGGGGAAGACGGTTCCTTCGACCCGGCGAATGTGAACCGCAGTACGTTTCCCGGCAAATTGACTGCCTGCATGGCGCACCACGTCACCCAGCTCCTGCAGATCGTCAGCCATGCCGCTGAGCGGAATCGTTCGCTCGATCGGCTGAATATGACGCAAAAAGATCGGCTCGTGCTGCGCAATAGCAGACAGTACAGCCCCATGATTCAATTCGGTCTCAAAGCTGAACACTTCACCGCTGCTGAGCTGCTGAAACTTAATGTCGTGAAGCAACCGCCGCAGCTCCTCCATCGCGTAAGGAGCAAAGCCTTTATTAGCCGTACCTATCCAGCGGCTCACGGTCTTCCCTCCTGCTCGCCCACCTTGATCCATGGCCTGTCGTATGTCCATTCCACCTGGATCGGCACATCATAGGCCTGACTCAGCAGTTCATCTGTCAGTACCTCGCGCTTGGGCCCAGCGGCAGCTACCTTGCCCTCATGGATCAGTGCAACATGGGTAAACAATGGTATAATTTCCTCGATATGATGGGTAACATACACTGCCGTCATGCTCTCCTGACTCAATCGGTTCAGCTCCTTGAGCAGCTTCTCGCGCTCGAACAGGTCCAGACCGGCACAAGGCTCGTCCAGTATAAGCAGCTTCGGATCAGCCATCAAGGCACGAGCCAGCAGCGCCTTTTTGCGTTCTCCCTGGGATAGAGTGCCTAGCGACTGTTCGGCCAGATGTCCGATGCCCATGCTCTGCAGCAGCCCGTAAGCGCGCTCCTGCACCTCCTGCGGAATTTCCTGATAAAAGCGCAAGAATGCAAAAGCTCCCGTTGCGACAACCTCCCATACCCGATCGGCAAGGGCGAGCTTCTCAATCAAGGACTGGCTAATATAGCCGATCTGCTTGCGCACCTCGCGCACATCGCATTGACCATATCGGTTGCCCAGCACCTCCACAGTGCCTGAGCTGGGGAACATATAGCCGGTCATCATTTCCAGCAAGGTCGTCTTGCCGGAGCCGTTCTTGCCCAGGATGACCCAGTGCTCACCGGGGTTCATCTGTATCGTTACGCCGTCCAGAATGACGCGCTCCTCGCGACGCAAATAGAGATCATTCAAATAAATCATGCGTTACCGCCTTTCTGTAGCACAGCAGCCCCTGTCAGGGGCTAGCCGCCATGTTGTATATCTCGCTCCCCCTGCCGCTGCGCAAAGCCTCTCAGCGCCTCATCCGAATCTGCCATCGGGCCAAAATGCAGCAGCACCCCTTCGGGAGCATGCTGGGACAGATGCTGGTACATTTTCATTTTGCCGGCAGGTGAAGAGGTGTGCAAATAGATTTCCTGCGGATAGCGTCCGCTGCTTACGATATGCTTGGCAACCTCCATGCCGGTCGGCTCGCCCCATCCCAGATCAAAATCAAGCGACAGTATGCCAATCTCCTCCTGATCGAGAAGCAGGATACATTCCTCCGCATTCAGAGCCAGCACAAATCCGGTTGGACAACGTCTGTAATCATCAAGATAAAGGTGAATCATCACAGGCTGCCTCCTTTTCATCCATCCACTGTCTCAGCCGCCCGATCTGCTCCCGATGCGTGCCATCGGGGTCCTTCGCTGTTTCCAGCACCACCGGAAGTCCGGCAAGCTCGGGGAGCTGTATGAAGCGACGCAGTCCACTCTCCCCAATCCAGCCTTGGCCGACTACGGCGTGGCGGTCGCGTGCAGAGCCGGAGGGGTAAGCCGAGTCGTTCAGATGAACCGCAGCCAGATGCGCCATATAGCCTGTCGCCCGCGCCTTGTCGGCAAAGGACAGCTCCTGTGGATCGCTCCATACTCCGCTGGCGAACAGATGGCATGTATCCAGGCAAAAGGCGATCTGCTCCGCATAGCGCGACAGCAGGCGAACCTGCACCAGCTCCTCGAAGGTGGTGCCCATGGATGCATGGTCACCCGCCTGATTCTCCAGCAGCAGTTTGGCATGTCCCTCCCACTGCGACAGTGTCTTATCCAAACATTGTATTATATTTTTGTAGCCTTGTAACGGGTCTTTTCCTTTGTAAATGCCAAAATGCACGACCACGCCGACCGAACCACAGCTCTCGGCAATATCAAGATCATTCAGCAGCGATGCAACTGTGGCTTCTTGCTGCTGCTCATTATCGGCAGCCAGATTGACCGGATACGGGGCATGAGCGATGGACAACAAGCCATGCTCCTTGCATAGCGCCGCACAACGGGCCGCGTCCTTGCGGTCGAATGCTTTGACGCCAAGGCTGCGCGGATTTTTCGGGAAATATTGAAACGAGCCGCCCCCTTGGTGAAGCGCAGCGTGCGCGGCTGCCGCATATCCATGGCCAATGCTAACATGACTGCCGAATTGAGGCATGGAATCAGCTCTCCTTTTGACAATTAGGGCAGTAAAATACTTTGCGCGAGGACATCTCGGTCTTCACAATCGCTGTCCCGCACTGCACACACGGCTCGCCGCCCCGGTCATAGACGAGGCATTGGCTGTTATAGCCCCCAGTGAGCTCATCATCTCGGGTAAATGGCAGCTCCATATAACCGCCCTTGTCAGCCGCATCACGCAGCACCTTATGCATCGCATGATAGAGCCGCTCCAGCTCCGTCTCGTCGAGCGTAGTCAGCTTCCTGTCGGGGCGAATACCTGCTGTGAAGGCGATCTCGTCGGCATAGCAGTTGCCGATCCCTGAGAGCACATGCTGATCGACGAGCGCGTTCTTGAGCGCGCTGCGCTTGCCCTGCAATCTCGCCTTGAAGTTTTCCAGCGTCACTCGCTTGTCGAATGGATCAGGTCCCAGCTCCGCAAGACGCGCCTCCACCTCCTTCACCGACAGATAATGCAGAAATCCTAATCGTAACCCGATAAAGTATAAATGCCCTTGCTCAAATGTCAGCGTCACCTGTACGGTCCGATCCGGGCGATCCTGCTCATCCGAGCCATAGTACAGCAGGCCGCCCAGCATCAGGTGCAGCAGCAACCGCTTGCCATTATCCAGATGAAATAATATATATTTGCCGCGGCGCTCGATAAACCAGATCGTTCTGCCTTCAAGCTCCCGCTTGAACTGCTCGGCATCTACATTGACACTCTTCTCTCTTGCAATCTCGACCGAGCGGATGCTCTTCCCAGCCACATGCTTGGTCAGCATCGCCCGATATGTTTCCATCTCCGGCCATTCAGGCATTCGTTCATCTTCCTCCCTGATCTCTAGAAGCATCTTCCTTCTCTTATGTCCCCAGCATCGATAAAATATACGTGTTCAACTGGCGCAGATCCGCAAACACGCCATCTGGCTGCATACCGGTCTGTTCCATGTAATGCGGCAGATTATCGAGTGTCGTCAGCCCTGTCAGCACCAGCGCGGTGCCACAGCCGGCTCCATGACCAGCCGCAATATCTGTCGCCATATTATCGCCCACCATCCAGGTCTGCTCTGCCTCCAGGCCGATCCGGCGCAGCGCATAGCTCACCAGAATGCGAGACGGCTTGCCAATCACCGTCGGCTGCACGCCTGACGCAGTTGACAACAGCGCTGACAGCGAGCCGGCTCCAGGCAGCAAGCCGTCATCTGACGGCAGCAGTACATCCGGGTTGGTCAATATGTATTCAGCACCGCCTAGCAGCAGGCTGACCGCACGCTGCAGCTTGCTGTAATCCAGCTCGCGATCCAGGCCCTGCAGCACATAGCGAGCCTCGCCGTTATCCACAAGCTGCAGCCCTGCGTCGGCAGCGGCAAGCTTCAGCCCTGCCTCGCCCACAATATGTACCGTTGCCCCCGGACTATGTTCGGCAATATAAGCTGCCGCGGCTTGGGCAGATGTAACGACCTCATCCGCACTGGCTGATATGCCCATACGCTCCAGTCGAGCAGCAACCAGCTCTGGCGCTGCAGTCGAGTTATTCGTCACGAACAGAAAGGGCAGACCGCACTCGCGCAGCGAGGCAATCCATTCATCCGCGCCGTCAATGCGCCGCTCCCCATGGTATAAGGTGCCGTCCAGGTCAATTAGCAGACCTTGCGGCTTCCGAAGATTTGTCTTCAACACCGTACCCTCACTCCCTAGGCCAGGGCGTGTATGCACAACCCTAGCAACGATCCAGCTTCCGCTGCAGCCGGTCAATCCGTTTGTCCAGCGCGGCCTGCTCAGCCCGCTGCTTGGCATCCGCACGCTGCAATTGATGGCGGCTCATCAACAGCTCGCGTGCCGCCTCTGCACAGGCGAGCGCAGCGTGCAGGTCTTTGACGCGATGCTCACAATACATCGCAAGCTCAATGTTAGCCTCGACGGCCGCCTTAGGCGCCGCCTCGTACAATTGAGCCACCTTTTGCCACAATACCACAGCTCGCTCCCAATTGCCATGCTTCTTGTCTCTTGCCGCCAGCAACAGCAGGCACGGCTCCGCTCTCCGCCCCACCTCAAGCGCCCGTTCGAGCAGCGGCTCCGCCACCTCCGCGCAGTTCATCCGCTCCAGCCAAAGCCCCGTCCGAATCAGCTCCTCGGTCTCTGCCGGGCGATAAACCTCATCGATCACTCTGCCAGCCAGCAGCCTGCCGAAGCGAATCGATAGACAGGCCATCGCCAGCATGTCCAGCTCATTATGGACAAATACTCCCTCCAGCGGCTGCGGGTTCGCGTCAGCGAGAAATCGGAAATAGATTTCCGGCGCCTGCGAGCCAGGCACATCGTCCACTCTGAAGATGCCAAGCCGCTCCTCCTCGACATGGCTCAGCTTGCAGGAGGCCAGCGTATTGCGCCAGATGCTGCGCGACGGATGAAGAAAGTCCAGATGCCGCAGCTTCAGCTCCACTCGGCCCAGTCCATTCATAATGAACCGGCTCGCCAGCACCGGCCAGTCGAACGTGCGCCCGTTATACGTGACCAAGTAGCGATAATCGTCCAGCTTCGCCTTCAAGTCAGCGAGCATGGCGCGCTCCTCTGCCGGATGTCGAATCAAATATTGCATAATGACGAGCTGTTGCCGCTCCACATAAGCCAATCCGACCATGAACGGAATATTGCCCGCGCCTGCTCCCAGGCCCGTCGTCTCCAGATCCAGGTACAGCAGATTATCCGCAGCGGGCTCCGCCTCATCTGCGCCACTACCCTCAGGATGGAAGGCGGCAAGCGCCGCGCTCGCCTCCAGCAGCTCCGACAGTTGATGGTGACCATGACGATGGGTCAATGGATACCTTACCTCACGCGCCAGATAACTCCCCCAACTGTTATGTCGCTCCGTAACGCCCAGCCGCTGCCATACTGCGGCATAAGCATCAAGCACAGGCGTGACGGCCACATCCGGCATGACGGCAGCGGCCATTTGCGCCTCAGCAGCAACCTGCTCCTCGCACACTGCAGGCCCAGGCTCCTGCCCTCGCGCCGTGGGCGGCACATCCTGCAGCGTCTCCGTTCCTTCCGTATCCGTCAGCTCTGTCTGCTCTATACCTCCGCTCGGCTTGCCCAGCAGCCGGTTCATTCGCTCTCGCAGTCTGCTCATCCGCTCTCCTCCGATTTCACCAGCAGCATCATTGAACTGCTGTCCCTGGGACTTGCCTATCGAGTCCATCTCCCCATTCGATTCAACCCTGGCTATAGAAGGCTCAGAAGCTCTATACTTTTGTTTTTCCCGTTCATTCCTGCTATTTCGGAACCAATACATGACGGGCAGCCCTCCTTGCAAGGACATTTCCTGATCAGATTTTTGGCTGACTCCCGCACTTCGTCAAAACGCTTGTACACGTTATCCGCTAACCCGATGCCTCCGGGGTAGTGGTCATAGATGAAGATCGTAGGCAGCCCTGTGTGGGCTGCTTTGATCTGCGGGGTGACATGGACATCTCCACGGTCACACATAACCAGTACAGGGACGATGTGCTGCAACACGTTCGCGATTCCCAGCAGCAACTGCTCCAATGTCTTCACGCCGATCTCGGGGTCTACCTGCTTCAGCTCCAGCCACGTAGCGCTTGTATGCAATTCTTCTTCCGGCAGATGAATCGGGCCAGAGCCTATGTTCTCGAACGTGGTCATTTTAATTTTCTTGAATATAGTAGGAATCATATTCACCGCAACATCCCCAAAGTGTATGGCGGCCTGTCCTCGATCACTCGTCCGGTCAATCTCCAGCACCTTCAGATTGACGGCCAGGTTAGCATCCGTGTAGTATTCTACGTCTACCTCGCGAACATAGGCCTTCTTGTGCTCCCAGTCCAGCTTCTCCACCTGATACTGCACGCCCTCGTGCAAATAGATGGCCTCGTCATGCAGCAGGGTCATCGCACTGAAGCGATCCATTTCACCGATAATTTTTACCGCGGCGACATGAGATTGATCGATGATCACCACATTTTCCTGGGATGCGGAACGCAGGCTGATCTCGCTTGCCGGGAAGGATTGCGCCGACCAATAGAAGGTATCTCCGTTGCGATGCAGCACACGTTCCTCCTGGAGGTATTCCAGTATATCCGTGACGTCGAGCGGGCCGAATTCCTCATCCGCTTTGAATGGGAGCTCATAGGCTGCACACCGCAAATGATCCACTAGAATCAGCAGGTTCTCCGGGTTAATCCGCGCATGCTCCGGTGTAAGCTCAAAGAAGTAATCCGGGTTCTGAACGATATACTGATCGAGCGGTGTTGAGCTGGCCACCATAATGATCAGAGCCTCCCCATGCCGCCTTCCCGCACGCCCGGCCTGCTGCCAGGTGCTGGCTATGCTGCCCGGGTATCCGGTCATGATGCAGACTTGAAGCTGCCCTATATCTACGCCCAGCTCCAGCGCGTTCGTACTTACGACACCCAGAATTTCGCCATCTCTAAGTCCGCGCTCGATTTCTCTGCGTTGCTTCGGGAGGTATCCTCCCCGGTAACCGCGAATCGACTTTGTGCCCAGCTCGTTTTTGACCAGCTCCTGAATATGACTGAGGATAATCTCGACTCTCACGCGGCTGCGGGCAAATACGATGGTTTGAATCTTATGTCTCAGGAAGTTCTTGGCCAGGTCATTGACCTCAACGGTCGCACTCTTCCTGATGTTAAGCGGCGCATTTACAATCGGGGGGTTGTAAAACACGAAGTGCTTGCGTCCGCGCGGCGCTCCATTATCGTTAATGAGCCGCATGGGGCTGCCTGTTAATTGCTCGGCCAGCTCCCTCGGATTGGCAATCGTCGCCGATGTGCATATGAAGGTCGGATCGCTCCCATAGAATCGGCAGATCCGTCGCAGCCTGCGAATAACATTCGCAACATGACTGCCGAATACGCCTCGATAGGTGTGCAGCTCGTCAATGACGATGAACTTTAAATTTTCAAACAGGTTCACCCATTTGGTATGATGCGGCAATATGGCTGAATGCAGCATGTCCGGGTTCGTAATCACGATATGTCCGGCTTGTCTGACAATCTGCCGGATGGCAGGCGACGTATCCCCGTCGTAGGTATAACTCTTAATGTCAATGCCCATCTCGTCTATTATTTCGTTAAGCTCGCTCTTTTGATCCTGTGACAGGGCCTTCGTCGGGAACAGATACAATGCCCTGCTCATATCATCATTAGCGATGGCCTGGAGTACAGGCAGGTTGTAGCATAGCGTTTTGCCGGATGCTGTCGGCGTCACCGCTACGATATTTTCCTTGGCAGCTACGGTACGGTATGCCGTTTCTTGGTGCGTATAGAGCTCCGATATGCCCCGGCGATGCAGAGCCTCCCGAATTCGCGGGTCAACACCTTCCGGGATGGGTCGCGTCTTGGCCTCCTGTGGCGGCATTTCGTACCAGTGGGCTATATTTTCATTTTTACGCAATTCATCAATCAATTCAATGAGAGACTTCTTGTTCAGCATGCAGTCACCCCGCACCAAATTTGGCGAAGCTAACGTCCTGACCCAAGCGCAAACGGCTGCTTCCCGCCTTGATTGGCAAAGCTCCGTATCGCGTAGATCTAAGTCAGGTATAAGCCGCTTCACTTATAAATCATACATAAAAATAATTCCCCGCACAGGCAGGGAAAGCGTTGTTGCTATGTAGACAGAGGGATGCCGCATGCATTGGCTTCCAAAGACGCGACCGTGCGCGCCTCGCGCCGCGGATCTCTGCCAGTCCGTGACATTGAGCCTCATTGCTTACTCCTCATTTTACAGAATACACGTTCGCGCTGCAATGAAATTTTGTTGTGCCGACAGCAAATTTCTTCGTAAATCATCGTTTTTCAACAGTGGTTCTCCACTGTATGCCGGCAAGCCTCTGTACGGTGCCAACAACATATAGAAGTGTCCCTGGCTCCCTCCCCCATATGTTGCCGGCATACCGCTCAAAAGCGACACATGGCGAAATAGCGCCATTCAATGAGCAGGCAGCAGACTGTCATATCCTGCGATTTCCCGGGAAACGGGAAATTCCCCTATTATACTGGTGGACAGCATGAAGCCGCCAGAGCCAACTGCAAGGCAGCGGTTCTGGCGGCTTCACCTGCTTGCGCCTATGCTTTTTCGACGTTGAAGTACTGCGCCTCGGGATGAGCGAACACCATCGCAGATACGGATGCTTCCGGCTCCATCATAAAGCCCTCTGTCAACTGCACTCCGATGTCCTCAGGCCGCATCAGCTCGAATAACGGCTCCTGATCCTCCAGATTCGGACAGGCCGGATAGCCGAAGGAGACGCGAATTCCCTGGTAACGGGCACCTAGCCGCTGCTTCATCGTCATTTCTTGCGGATCAGGGAAGCCCCATACATCACGCATCATATGATGCACTCGCTCTGCCAAGCCTTCAGCCACCTCAAGAGCTACCGATTGCAGCGCATGCGAGCGCAGATAATCGCCATTATCCTTGAGCACCGTGGCCTTCTCGCGCACTCCTTCGCCTGCCGTCACAACGAGGAAGCCGACATAATCCATGACGCCGCTCTCCACCGATTTGAGATAATCGGCCAGACACAGGTACGGCTCCACCTGCTGCCGCGGGAAGCTGAAGCGCTTGATCTCCTTCGCATGATTGTCCGGGTCATAGATGATAATGTCGTTCCCCTCGGACTGAGCCGGGAAGAAACGATACATGCCGTGCGCCTGAATCGTCCCCTCTTCGTTCGCTTCCTTCAGTATGCTGTCCACGGTCTCCTT contains:
- a CDS encoding response regulator transcription factor is translated as MMEQERLLVVEDEDSIARILQLELEHEGYTVGRAENGRQGLEMAASGEWDLMLLDVMLPELNGIEVLRRLRNNGNQIPIILLTARDTVPDKVSGFEHGANDYITKPFAMEELLARVRNLLRIFQQKNKEEGGADVLKVAELTIELRTRKVFRKEVPIELTPREFELLIFLAENKNQEKSREEILSEVWGYDFIGETNLVDVYIRYLRQKIDKGFRYKLIHTVRGVGYMLKEQE
- a CDS encoding serine/threonine-protein kinase — encoded protein: MKQWDMGSIIQDRYEIVGVAGAGGMGTVYEARDVRLPGKRWALKQMSRPPGAEGYLQEAQLLMRLHHPCLPAVADYFERENGAEAVLVTEFIEGSTLGRYMEKCGGVLPPASLLSVAIQLSGVLDYLHRQQPPIIHRDLKPSNVMLETGERIKLIDFGIARFFRFGAAADTQLLGTPGFAAPEQSGGAQTDARTDLYGFGALLYYMAIGLLYHPGAAWDAREQGSHAVRNALQWHHAIWRQLPGLEGLICRLLSADSRQRPASAAEVGEALMNISREYMRLPGQEASGDGRTVSLGPDLSVRRPRRVVIASVSPGSGSTFLTLTMTKLLQQRQIACSAIEHPLVLPEWRALLALDNSGKAGRREQAAISLGYELYREEMASWLMLSSPSKDPRDADIRLMQLLEQQSEQEELALIDISSHWRELENTSLLQEAELLVLVADPWLSKWVPDTLRRLKQLAALRRNRHLPTVWVANKDVAFSSRREWLSLLPEQPCAAVPLLDAGRWTQCVWEGRWATDDEDWRRTLERVLTPLMQQAIPVRS
- a CDS encoding SAM-dependent methyltransferase; the protein is MSRWIGTANKGFAPYAMEELRRLLHDIKFQQLSSGEVFSFETELNHGAVLSAIAQHEPIFLRHIQPIERTIPLSGMADDLQELGDVVRHAGSQFAGKRTAVHIRRVEGTVFPYSAADTKAVVDAVLLELGSEPALKQPEWIISIYATRDQLLIGWGTPQELLSDWPGGAVRFQREDGQVSRAKFKLLEAERAFGLDFAQYRSALDVGAAPGGWTSLLLERGLAVTAIDPAELHPSLLAYPRLTYLKKNASDVKLAPDSFDLLVCDMSWSPMQMCKLVLELQAALRSGGIAVITVKLMHRKPLQTIREVLSRLQEAFVIRKAKQLFHNRDEITLWLEKK
- a CDS encoding ABC transporter ATP-binding protein, translating into MIYLNDLYLRREERVILDGVTIQMNPGEHWVILGKNGSGKTTLLEMMTGYMFPSSGTVEVLGNRYGQCDVREVRKQIGYISQSLIEKLALADRVWEVVATGAFAFLRFYQEIPQEVQERAYGLLQSMGIGHLAEQSLGTLSQGERKKALLARALMADPKLLILDEPCAGLDLFEREKLLKELNRLSQESMTAVYVTHHIEEIIPLFTHVALIHEGKVAAAGPKREVLTDELLSQAYDVPIQVEWTYDRPWIKVGEQEGRP
- a CDS encoding cyclic-phosphate processing receiver domain-containing protein, encoding MIHLYLDDYRRCPTGFVLALNAEECILLLDQEEIGILSLDFDLGWGEPTGMEVAKHIVSSGRYPQEIYLHTSSPAGKMKMYQHLSQHAPEGVLLHFGPMADSDEALRGFAQRQGERDIQHGG
- a CDS encoding deoxyribonuclease IV codes for the protein MPQFGSHVSIGHGYAAAAHAALHQGGGSFQYFPKNPRSLGVKAFDRKDAARCAALCKEHGLLSIAHAPYPVNLAADNEQQQEATVASLLNDLDIAESCGSVGVVVHFGIYKGKDPLQGYKNIIQCLDKTLSQWEGHAKLLLENQAGDHASMGTTFEELVQVRLLSRYAEQIAFCLDTCHLFASGVWSDPQELSFADKARATGYMAHLAAVHLNDSAYPSGSARDRHAVVGQGWIGESGLRRFIQLPELAGLPVVLETAKDPDGTHREQIGRLRQWMDEKEAACDDSPLS
- the mutM gene encoding DNA-formamidopyrimidine glycosylase, whose translation is MPEWPEMETYRAMLTKHVAGKSIRSVEIAREKSVNVDAEQFKRELEGRTIWFIERRGKYILFHLDNGKRLLLHLMLGGLLYYGSDEQDRPDRTVQVTLTFEQGHLYFIGLRLGFLHYLSVKEVEARLAELGPDPFDKRVTLENFKARLQGKRSALKNALVDQHVLSGIGNCYADEIAFTAGIRPDRKLTTLDETELERLYHAMHKVLRDAADKGGYMELPFTRDDELTGGYNSQCLVYDRGGEPCVQCGTAIVKTEMSSRKVFYCPNCQKES
- a CDS encoding HAD-IIA family hydrolase; the protein is MLKTNLRKPQGLLIDLDGTLYHGERRIDGADEWIASLRECGLPFLFVTNNSTAAPELVAARLERMGISASADEVVTSAQAAAAYIAEHSPGATVHIVGEAGLKLAAADAGLQLVDNGEARYVLQGLDRELDYSKLQRAVSLLLGGAEYILTNPDVLLPSDDGLLPGAGSLSALLSTASGVQPTVIGKPSRILVSYALRRIGLEAEQTWMVGDNMATDIAAGHGAGCGTALVLTGLTTLDNLPHYMEQTGMQPDGVFADLRQLNTYILSMLGT
- a CDS encoding ribonuclease H-like domain-containing protein, producing the protein MYWFRNSRNEREKQKYRASEPSIARVESNGEMDSIGKSQGQQFNDAAGEIGGERMSRLRERMNRLLGKPSGGIEQTELTDTEGTETLQDVPPTARGQEPGPAVCEEQVAAEAQMAAAVMPDVAVTPVLDAYAAVWQRLGVTERHNSWGSYLAREVRYPLTHRHGHHQLSELLEASAALAAFHPEGSGADEAEPAADNLLYLDLETTGLGAGAGNIPFMVGLAYVERQQLVIMQYLIRHPAEERAMLADLKAKLDDYRYLVTYNGRTFDWPVLASRFIMNGLGRVELKLRHLDFLHPSRSIWRNTLASCKLSHVEEERLGIFRVDDVPGSQAPEIYFRFLADANPQPLEGVFVHNELDMLAMACLSIRFGRLLAGRVIDEVYRPAETEELIRTGLWLERMNCAEVAEPLLERALEVGRRAEPCLLLLAARDKKHGNWERAVVLWQKVAQLYEAAPKAAVEANIELAMYCEHRVKDLHAALACAEAARELLMSRHQLQRADAKQRAEQAALDKRIDRLQRKLDRC